The following proteins are encoded in a genomic region of Liolophura sinensis isolate JHLJ2023 chromosome 7, CUHK_Ljap_v2, whole genome shotgun sequence:
- the LOC135470143 gene encoding inactive histone-lysine N-methyltransferase 2E-like isoform X2 translates to MSVVLRIGAVQSESTALKMAAGTDPDSMEASPVPEDLYVYHPPQQTYSSCFGLPYQDHNYGAPPPPTPPQSPPPCVKVNGHIDVVEETVNIVVAKAVSELNQGTGDSGDDSITRCICDYQHDDGYMICCDKCSVWQHIDCMSIDRNNIPDAYCCEQCEPRVVDKQKARELQARKREEMTDSSATDTDPDEAAHHLALLKAQANANKKGKSKKALKKDITKDLKPRKQKKEKEKKKDQKEKKRKLGNTNNTDVSTVNKLQNNKENAKKLAQLKPCKKNRSVDFQLDETRDAWNSSVSPWADGYEPARNNHYSSALQEILSVNKFNGQHADEVKKVGELQVQLCCVADVKKNRKGLKASMQIQENEAIIEYVGRVMLKDQYDTEKIFFKILHPFVLFYTKFDNTSLCIDASNYGNDARFVRRSCTPNAEIRHIVSSGNIRFYIFSTTEIAKGTEITIPFDYQYKDCSYNVECSCSKVNCVVSKKKRKRNSVQNSNADTSPVVFRTSKRCQAQKAREQEVKKEEVPVIPTVAPPDTSFLESLANAAVAVSMAEQSLSELPLSSSDDSPHKVDTVDNNHICSSDNTISSTGPMEGETEEQAAERERKLTREERKMQAIMKAFEKLEKREERRKEALARLEVAKKTKVEKSQSEDLESLPAVEVKQEVVAEQKPQKGKRRKSHPARRRSRVSSGNSECTVGSEDSNMGMPASAPTTPSPNAEANNTRCPNSSDKNFRFVKTKRHLMNEWLSEKTQVCPLPPVTSQPNAPPTLPATLSAPATTCIPKIEPLEVNVEETMFVTCLPSPRNTLEYMRRNSHSSGDKQGQGCSIGSAKKRWLRQAMCESTQSSDSGKESPALCCDDTSPCHTATMHSPGGSPPVDFVTPLKKRRLARESLSADQPPTPSALSPPLSCTGDEPAGSAAFSLEDATKSYPTVPESSACTTQEMPGGVHPAGSEGFVSAEHPSGPHCKEMLEMTVADSSVGQEKSNVNIDTSVTMATSSEVVTDSAYVCSEVSTDTKSAMEAEEVTDSSLSQSFSQETHSVSEQGNLEGEMESHENSDVVSSNVILAAHVDKDRICSSSETDCSAPVCSADTSTETAEISKCAQDYLESHSNPPQPSSTAATSDSSSSVNEDSEVMESQGSRLCDSAGARSCLFSTQSDVSCTSPKSTESVDRTTVTCDVNLVSGSVREQNSGSNLHVESSSTLERLTDSGSEPDQPACDPSVSSTSQTVQALHTACVGSGDTLEANEAFSPGVSSTVSDLQRDHVSSLSGDSLKITGSVGERLPASACDSSMGVNLPVEPPAGVFHSSMTVMSADSTSTAPPPPLPPPPLPPQPPPPPVPAKKKVSLLEYRKRLKEKGSGTSSNGTPSKTVPGAPATPPAPGRNTPTLAPLPFFDPGSPGRPEFRDGLSSPLKKDEDVRWGSRSRDKPLSLTERLRMEFGLDDSDEEESSPELSRDAQSAQNAVVHRPVYANHDPRIQGLAIPQPVPPPGGQPRLGPPVPGQPPGRIPSLMSLQTFPSRPHPSHPNSTHQSPHVFNQSPPPPPPGAAPPPPHPAAAPAPTPYQGGLHTANHVGSVNNTSRIPATHHPAVYTTPTQSQRTVAHPSPGFPQSNKSNYSMGPLRQRAGGQPSYNHTQYSAHAPTRPPLYSAGAAPPPHPSSNNQPYPSKPLPQTAAAAASPQTQPYSSRTSSSFTSHSYNHKKHY, encoded by the exons ATGAGTGTTGTGCTTCGTATAGGAGCTGTCCAGTCTGAGAGCACGGCTCTGAAGATGGCTGCTGGCACAGA TCCTGATTCTATGGAGGCATCACCTGTACCCGAGGACCTTTATGTGTATCATCCTCCTCAGCAGACTTATTCCAGTTGTTTTGGACTTCCCTATCAG GACCATAACTATGGTGCACCTCCGCCCCCAACACCTCCCCAGTCACCACCACCATGTGTAAAGGTGAATGGGCATATTGATGTTGTTGAGGAAACGGTGAACATAGTAGTGGCAAAGGCTGTGAGCGAGTTAAACCAGGGAACAGGAGATAGCGGGGATGATAGTATAACAAGGTGCATATGTGATTACCAACATGATGATGGCTACATGATTTGCTGTGACAAATGCAG TGTTTGGCAGCATATTGACTGTATGAGTATAGACCGAAACAACATCCCAGACGCTTACTGCTGTGAACAATGTGAACCCCGGGTTGTCGATAAACAGAAAGCCAGAGAACTTCAAGCCAGAAAACGAGAAGAAATGACGG ATTCCAGTGCAACAGATACAGATCCTGATGAAGCTGCTCACCATTTAGCCTTACTCAAAGCCCAAGCAAATGCAAACAAGAAAGGAAAGAGTAAGAAGGCGCTTAAGAAAGATATCACTAAGGACCTCAAGCCTCGAAAACAGAAAAAggagaaagagaagaaaaaggaccagaaagagaaaaaaaggaaacttGGAAACACGAACAACACTGATGTATCAACAGTTAATAAG ttacaaaataataaagaaaatgcCAAGAAACTTGCACAGCTTAAG CCATGTAAGAAAAATCGTTCAGTGGATTTCCAGTTGGATGAAACCAGAGATGCTTGGAACAGCTCTGTGAG TCCATGGGCAGATGGGTATGAACCAGCCCGAAACAACCATTATTCTTCTGCTCTTCAAGAAATATTATCTGTGAACAAGTTCAATGGACAACAT GCAGATGAAGTCAAGAAGGTTGGAGAGCTGCAGGTTCAGCTCTGCTGTGTGGCTGATGTTAAGAAAAATAGAAAG GGTTTGAAGGCTTCCATGCAGATCCAAGAAAATGAAGCTATCATAGAATATGTGGGCAGGGTCATGTTGAAAGATCAATATGACACAGAGAAAATCTTCTTCAAAAT acttcatccatttgtactatTTTACACCAAGTTTGATAACACGAGTTTGTGTATTGATGCCAGTAACTACGGAAATGATGCGCGGTTTGTTCGCAGGTCATGCACACCAAATGCTGAG atacGACACATTGTTTCATCTGGGAATATCCGGTTTTACATTTTCTCAACAACAGAGATTGCAAAGGGCACAGAAATTACAATCCCATTTGACTACCAGTATAAAGATTG ttcATATAACGTGGAGTGCTCTTGCTCAAAAGTCAATTGTGTTGTGTccaaaaagaaaaggaaacgCAACAGTGTTCAAAACAG CAACGCAGATACAAGTCCAGTGGTATTCCGTACAAGCAAGCGTTGTCAGGCTCAAAAGGCAAGAGAGCAAGAAGTGAAGAAAGAAGAAGTACCTGTAATCCCTACAGTTGCTCCACCAGATACCAGTTTCTTGGAGAGCTTAGCTAATGCTGCTGTCGCAGTCTCAATGGCCGAACAATCTTTGTCAGAATTACCCTTGTCTTCCTCAGAT GATAGCCCGCATAAGGTGGATACTGTTGATAACAACCATATCTGTAGTTCAGATAATACAATATCATCTACTGGTCCGATGGAGGGAGAAACGGAAGAGCAGGCTGCTGAACGGGAAAGAAAGTTG actcgAGAAGAGAGAAAAATGCAGGCAATAATGAAAGCATTTGAAAAGCTGGAGAAAAGAGAAGAACGAAGGAAAGAAGCATTGGCCAGGTTAGAAGTTGCCAAAAAGACGAAGGTGGAAAAATCACAGTCAGAG GACTTGGAATCTCTACCAGCTGTTGAAGTTAAACAAGAAGTTGTTGCTGAGCAGAAGCCACAAAAAGG GAAGAGAAGGAAAAGTCATCCAGCGAGAAG ACGCAGTCGTGTTAGCAGTGGCAATTCTGAGTGCACAGTAGGAAGTGAGGACAGCAATATGGGCATGCCAGCCAGTGCTCCAACAACTCCTTCTCCTAATGCAGAGGCCAACAACACACGATGTCCGAATTCATCAGATAAAAATTTTCGTTTTGTAAAAACCAAAAGG CATCTGATGAATGAGTGGCTAAGTGAGAAAACACAGGTGTGTCCTTTGCCACCAGTTACAAGTCAACCGAATGCACCTCCCACTTTGCCTGCCACTCTTAGTGCTCCTGCAACAACCTGCATCCCGAAAATAGAACCTTTGGAGGTAAATGTTGAGGAGACCATGTTTGTCACCTGCTTGCCAAGTCCAAGGAATACACTGGAGTACATGAGGAGGAACAGTCATAGCTCTGGGGACAAACAAGGACAAGGCTGCAGTATTGGCTCTGCCAAAAAG AGGTGGCTGCGTCAGGCAATGTGCGAGAGCACTCAAAGTTCTGATAGCGGTAAAGAGTCTCCAGCCCTGTGCTGTGATGATACCAGCCCATGTCACACTGCCACCATGCATAGTCCAGGGGGCTCCCCTCCTGTGG ACTTTGTCACTCCATTAAAGAAGCGTCGTCTTGCCCGGGAATCTTTATCAGCTGACCAACCTCCCACTCCGTCCGCGCTCTCGCCTCCACTTTCCTGCACGGGGGATGAGCCAGCTGGATCTGCAGCCTTCAGTTTGGAGGATGCAACTAAGAGTTATCCCACTGTGCCTGAATCATCAGCATGCACAACACAGGAG ATGCCTGGTGGTGTTCATCCAGCAGGTAGTGAAGGTTTTGTGTCAGCAGAACATCCCAGCGGACCTCATTGTAAGGAAATGCTGGAGATGACTGTTGCTGACAGTTCAGTAGGCCAGGAGAAATCCAATGTGAATATTGACACTTCTGTTACCATGGCCACATCAAGTGAGGTGGTCACGGATAGTGCTTACGTGTGCAGCGAAGTGAGCACAGATACCAAATCGGCTATGGAGGCTGAGGAAGTCACAGACTCAAGCCTGTCACAAAGTTTTTCACAGGAAACACATTCAGTTTCAGAACAGGGCAATCTGGAAGGAGAGATGGAGAGTCACGAAAACAGTGACGTAGTGTCCTCCAATGTTATCTTGGCAGCACATGTGGACAAAGATAGAATATGTAGTTCCTCTGAAACTGATTGTAGTGCCCCTGTATGTAGTGCTGATACATCAACAGAGACAGCTGAGATTTCAAAATGCGCACAAGACTATTTGGAGAGCCATTCAAATCCACCGCAGCCGTCCTCTACTGCTGCCACATCAGATAGTAGTTCTAGTGTGAATGAAGATTCCGAAGTAATGGAAAGCCAGGGTAGTAGACTATGTGACTCTGCTGGAGCAAGGAGTTGCTTATTCAGTACCCAAAGTGATGTTTCATGTACATCACCTAAGTCAACCGAATCAGTTGACAGGACTACAGTGACTTGTGATGTCAATTTAGTGTCTGGCTCTGTAAGAGAGCAGAACAGTGGtagtaatttacatgtagaaagtaGCAGTACCTTAGAGAGATTGACAGACAGTGGTAGTGAGCCAGACCAGCCAGCATGTGATCCCTCAGTATCTAGTACATCACAGACTGTCCAAGCTCTGCATACTGCCTGTGTGGGCTCAGGGGATACTTTAGAAGCCAATGAGGCTTTTTCTCCCGGTGTTTCTAGTACAGTTTCAGACTTGCAGCGAGATCACGTCTCCTCATTATCAGGAGACAGCCTGAAGATAACTGGTAGTGTTGGGGAGCGTCTGCCAGCATCAGCCTGTGACAGTTCGATGGGCGTCAACCTACCTGTTGAACCACCCGCAGGAGTCTTTCACAGCTCAATGACAGTGATGTCTGCAGACTCCACCTCTACAGCTCCACCGCCCCCTTTGCCACCACCACCATTACCCCCACAGCCACCTCCACCACCTGTACCTGCCAAAAAGAAG GTGAGTCTTTTAGAATATAGAAAAAGATTGAAGGAGAAGGGAAGTGGGACCAGCTCGAACGGCACTCCAAGTAAAACTGTTCCGGGTGCACCTGCCACTCCTCCAGCCCCGGGAAGAAACACCCCTACTCTTGCACCTTTACCTTTCTTTGATCCAGGAAGTCCAGGGAGACCAGAGTTCCGAG ATGGGCTTAGCTCACCTTTAAAGAAAGATGAAGATGTGAGGTGGGGATCCAGATCACGAGATAAACCTCTCAGTCTGACCGAGCGACTACGGATGGAGTTTGGTTTGGATGACAGTGATGAGGAAGAGTCTAGTCCTG AGCTGAGTAGGGATGCGCAAAGTGCTCAAAATGCAGTTGTTCACCGACCCGTGTATGCTAACCACGACCCCCGTATACAAGGACTGGCAATACCACAGCCTGTACCACCGCCAGGAGGACAGCCAAGGCTGGGACCCCCAGTGCCTGGTCAGCCCCCGGGTAGGATTCCTTCACTGATGTCCCTACAGACATTTCCATCCCGACCACATCCGTCTCATCCTAACTCCACTCACCAGTCTCCCCATGTGTTCAACCAGTCCCCACCCCCTCCTCCGCCTGGGGCagctcctcctcctcctcaccCAGCAGCAGCACCTGCACCAACCCCATATCAAG GTGGGCTACATACAGCAAATCATGTGGGAAGTGTGAATAATACATCACGCATACCGGCTACGCATCATCCAGCAGTGTACACCACACCCACTCAATCACAACGCACAGTGGCTCATCCAAGTCCGGGCTTCCCCCAATCTAACAAGTCCAACTACAGCATGGGACCACTGCGGCAGAGGGCAGGGGGTCAGCCCAGTTATAATCACACCCAGTATTCAGCTCATGCGCCAACCAGACCACCCCTGTACTCTGCTGGGGCAGCCCCACCACCTCACCCATCCTCCAACAACCAGCCATACCCAAGCAAACCTCTCCCACAAACGGCAGCAGCTGCAGCCTCCCCACAGACACAACCCTACTCATCAAGGACTTCTTCCTCCTTTACATCGCACTCGTACAATCATAAGAAACACTATTAA